From the genome of Chlorocebus sabaeus isolate Y175 chromosome 21, mChlSab1.0.hap1, whole genome shotgun sequence:
TCTTCTTGGGCATGCTGGGCCTGGAAGCCCgcgggccttgctctgtcattgGCCTCACTGACCCCAGGTTCCCTGGTTAAAACTGCAAGCCTACTACTGGCCTGGTACCCATCAATCCATTGATCCTTGGGGCTGTGCCCCTGGGCACCCACCTCGCAGGGCCTACCACCATGCGGCTGAGCTCCCTGTTGGCCCTGCTGCGGCCAGCGCTTCCCCTCATCCTAGGGCTGTCTCTGGGGTGCAGCCTGAGCCTCCTTCGGGTTTCCTGGAtccaaggggagggagaagatcCCTGTGTTGAGGCTGTGGGGGAGCGAGGAGGGCCACAGAATCCAGATTCGAGAGCTCGGCTAGACCAAAGTGATGAAGACTTCAAACCCCGGATTGTCCCCTACTACAGGGACCCCAACAAGCCCTACAAGAAGGTGCTCAGGTGAGAGCAACATGTGTGCATAGTCCCCAGACACTGGCCCTGTTTTGGGCTGGTGTAAATCCTTGCCGCTGCCTTTCCGCTGGCAATTGGCGTCAGGCAACTTGGAGTAATTCTGGCTTATTTTCCATCAtggtttcttcctgttttttccctccttctcagGTCTTAGAAAGTCTCACATTCATTGGTGTTAAATTAGggtttaatgttttttgtttgtttgtgtttttttgttttgttttgagatggagtcttgctcttgtcacccaggctggagtgcagtggtgcaatgttggctcactacgacctctgtctcccgggttcaagtgattcccctgcctcagcctcccgagtagccggtattacaggcgcataccaccatgcccagataattttatatttttagtggaaccggagtttctccatgttggtcaggctagtcttgaactcctgacctcaggtgatccgcccgccttggcctcccaaagtgctgggattacaggcgtgagctaccgcgcccagccagggttCGATGTTCTTGAACAGAGTAGGAATTGTATCTAACCTATCTAGTCTATCCATAGTAGACACCCTCCCTTCCCAAATCAATTCCAGTGTCAGCTACTTAGTGGATACTCAGTTGAGTACCTAATTAATATTGACAAGGAAGGAGGtttctcccttctcagcctcagcTCACTCACTTCTAGAGGGGGATGTATATACTGAACAAGCTGGGTTCCTAAAGATTAGGGAGTTGACCCCTGGCACACCGGTCTCTCCACAGGACTCGGTACATCCAGACAGAGCTGGGCTCCCGTGAGCGGTTGCTGGTGGCTGTTCTGACCTCCCGAGCTACACTGTCCACTTTGGCCGTGGCTGTGAACCGTACAGTGGCCCATCACTTCCCTCGGTTACTCTACTTCACTGGGCAGCGGGGGGCCCGGGCTCCAGCAGGGATGCAGGTGGTGTCTCATGGGGATGAGCGGCCTGCCTGGCTCATGTCAGAGACCCTGCGCCACCTTCACACACACTTTGGGGCCGACTACGACTGGTTCTTCATCATGCAGGATGACACATATGTGCAGGCCCCCCGCCTGGCAGCCCTTGCTGGCCACCTTAGCATCAACCAAGACCTGTACTTAGGCCGGGCGGAGGAGTTCATTGGCGCAGGCGAGCAGGCCCGGTACTGTCATGGGGGCTTTGGCTACCTGTTGTCACGGAGTCTCCTGCTTCGTCTGCGGCCACATCTGGATGGCTGCCGAGGAGACATTCTCAGTGCCCGTCCTGACGAGTGGCTTGGACGCTGCCTCATTGACTCTCTGGGCGTCGGCTGTGTCTCACAGCACCAGGTGACAGCTCTTTCAAGTCATTCCCGGTCCCTGATAAGCTAGTGGGGGATGAGTGATTAGCTTTCCTCCCAGCAGCACCTTGGAGGCCATTGTTCCTCCTTCCTGGCCACTGACTGCCCCCGTGGGCCCTCTGTTGCTCACCTTTGGCAATCTGAGAACCTGGGGCTATCAAAAGTGGTACCTTGTTAGGAACCCGTAAGCAAGACCAAAGGGTGCTCCTACTCACCAGTCCTTCTCCCCTGCCCCCCTGCCCTCCACACCTCTCCCGATATCAGCACTTCAGTTATGGCAATGTGGGCATGTCTTAGAGATGGCTACTCCCCAGAGAAGTGAGGTGATCACTTTTCCAGCCCAGAGAGCTGCCCTGTTTATTGTCCCGGAGAAGAGTGGAAGAACCCAGAGGTGGCTCATCCTCTCAAACCAAAGTATTGGGAAGATTTTCTGGCTTACTTCTTTCATTCCCTTGAGGAACAATGGGACTCTTTGGGGGAAGAGAGTATCCTTATTACTTTCAATATGTTATTTGTGTGACGGcgccttgcagagcagggctagcCCATAGACAGTGCACTGAGAGTAGCCGAGAGTGTCCTTAGTTGCCTACTTACTTTCTACTTTCCAAAATGTGGGCAGTGAAAGAACTGGGGTTAAGCGAGGTGCTGGAAAGGGTGCCTCCTCTGTCCTCTGTTCTAACGCAGCAGTGCTAACAGACGTGAACACTGAGTATGGTTAAGGGCGGTTTGGGACTGGCAGCTTTTGTGTGTGTCATTGATTGGTCTGATTGTCCCTCTAGGGGCAGCAGTATCGCTCATTTGAACTGGCCAAAAATAGGGACCCTGAAAAGGAAGGGAGCTCGGCTTTCCTGAGTGCCTTCGCCGTGCACCCTGTCTCCGAAGGTACCCTCATGTACCGGCTCCACAAACGCTTCAGCGCTCTGGAGTTGGAGCGGGCTTACAGTGAAATAGAACAACTGCAGGTGAGCTGAAGAGGAGCAGGTGGGCAGAGGACTGCAGTCAGAGGGTCAGAGAGAGCCTGAGATGTCCAGGCGTACAATGAGCGAGCAGCTGGCAGTGGGGCTGGTCTAGGCCCTGTATAATGGCAGGGCAGGAAGAGGCTGACCATACTTGCATTTAAAACAACTACAGGGACAAAGGTCTTTGGGGGTCCAAAGCAATCATAAGGTAAGCTCCCAGGACAACGTGGATGCAGCTAAAGGGGTTTGCAAGTAGACTCTGAGGATCAGGAAGCTCCGCACAGTGTTCAGACAGAATAGTTTTAGCTCTTCCTCAATAGTGCCTGTCCACTGGGGAGGCAAAAACTCTGAAGTTCCCTAACTTCTAGAACTGTCCCAAGAAAGCCCAAGGGTGGAAGGTAGAATTCTCAAGTTGAATGTCGGGGTTGGCAGAGGTGGAGTATAGATGAAAACAAGGGTGTGATTATGAAGAAGATGTGAGTCCTTTGGGTATGGGAGAGAAAGGCTGTTGAGCTTctatttcaagatatttttacCTGTGCAAAAAGCACATTTTCCACCTCCTTCTCATGGCATTTGTGTAAGGCGAGTAGGATTCCTGTCTGTTTGCATTTTAGAGGTGAAGAATAATGTACAAGGGATTCAGTGATTAGCGAGGGACCTGTCACTAAGTGTTGATGGAGTTGGGACAGAGCTCAGCTGTTTGAATCTCACAGCCCAGGCAGCTGGAGCTGGCACTAACTTGAGGCGCATTCCCTCCAACCCAGGCTCAGATCCGGAACCTGACCGTGCTGACCCCTGAAGGGGAGGCAGGGCTGAGCTGGCCCGTTGGGCTCCCTGCTCCTTTCATACCGCACTCTCGCTTTGAGGTGCTGGGCTGGGACTACTTCACAGAGCAGCACACCTTCTCCTGTGCAGATGGGGCTCCCAAGTGCCCGCTGCAGGGGGCTAGCAGGGCGGACGTGGGTGATGCGTTGGAGACTGCCTTGGAGCAGCTCAATCGGCGCTATCAGCCCCGCCTGCGCTTCCAGAAGCAGCGACTGCTGAACGGCTACCGGCGCTTCGACCCAGCACGGGGCATGGAGTACACCCTGGACCTGCTATTGGAATGTGTGACACAGCGTGGGCACCGGCGGGCCCTGGCTCGCAGGGTCAGCCTACTGCGGCCACTGAGCCGGGTGGAAATCCTACCTATGCCCTATGTCACTGAGGCCACCCGAGTGCAGCTGGTGCTGCCGGTCCTGGTGGCTGAAGCTGCTGCAGCCCCAGCTTTCCTCGAGGCCTTTGCAGCCAATGTCCTGGAGCCACGAGAACATGCGTTGCTCACTCTGTTGCTGGTCTACGGGCCACGAGAAGGTGGCCGTGGAGCTCCGGACCCATTTCTTGGGGTGAAGGCTGCAGCAGCTGAGTTAGAGCGACGGTACCCTGGGACGAGGCTGGCCTGGCTCGCCGTGCGAGCAGAGGCCCCTTCCCAGGTGCGACTCATGGACGTGGTCTCCAAGAAGCACCCTGTGGATACTCTCTTCTTCCTCACCACTGTGTGGACGAGGCCTGGGCCCGAAGTCCTCAACCGCTGTCGCATGAATGCCATCTCTGGCTGGCAGGCCTTCTTTCCAGTTCATTTCCAGGAGTTCAATCCCGCCCTGTCACCACAGAGATCACCCCCAGGGGCCCCGGGGGCTGGCCCTGACCCCCCCTCCCCTCCTGGTGCTGACCCCTCCCGGGGGGCTCCTATAGGGGGGAGATTTGACCGGCAGGCTTCTGCAGAGGGCTGTTTCTACAACGCTGACTACCTGGCGGCCCGAGCCCGGCTGGCAGGTGAACTGGCAggccaggaagaggaggaagccCTGGAGGGGCTGGAGGTGATGGATGTTTTCCTCCGGTTCTCAGGGCTCCACCTCTTTCGGGCCGTAGAGCCAGGGCTGGTGCAGAAGTTCTCCCTGCGGGACTGCAGCCCACGGCTCAGTGAGGAACTCTACCACCGTTGCCGCCTCAGCAACCTGGAGGGGCTAGGGGGCCGTGCCCAGCTGGCCATGGCTCTCTTTGAGCAGGAGCAGGCCAACAGCACTTAGCCTGCCTCGGGGCCCTAACCTCCTTACCTTTCCTTTGTCTGCCTCAGCCCCAGGAAGGGCAAGGCAAGATGGTGGACAGATAGAGAATTgtcactgtattttttaaatatgaaaatgttattaaacATGTCttctgccaaactgttttttagGTCTAGGGAAAATTGAGTGAGGAGAATCCAAGGGAAGGGTATGGGGAGTTTGTCCAAAAGGACCCACTGTCtcctcaccctcttccctcccccttccctcccccttcacCCCCCGCCCTCCCCAGTTTCCAATGACCACGCGGCTGCTGTCAGATGAATGACTTTTAATCTAGCCCCGCACCCCAAGGTGGCAGAGGAGTGATGCTGGAGCCCAGGGCAAAGCACTGGGGCCCGGGGCACGGCTGGAAGTTCCGTCGTGCTGCTTATTTCTGGGCTCCTAGGTGTTGCGCACAACCAGCGACTGCTCCAGCTCCTGCCTGCGCTGCTGGATCTTTAGAGGAAGTGAGAACAGGAGCAGGTGTCAGTGTTCCTGGTGAGTGATCAGGACAACCCCCACCTACTGACACCGCCTGCCATGGAAGAGCATCTGGGAGCAGGGAGGGCCATTGCATGGTGAGGCGGTATGGTGAAGCTTTACTGTGGGGAGCTGTGAGGGCTGCCCACAAGCTGAACAGGGAGGTTTCTCTTGGAGTTGAGGAGGGGGAAGCCTTAGGGCAAGGGTCCCTCCATACCTTGCAGTAGAAGTAGCGACTGACAGCCTCCTGGGACCAGGGCTGGTGGTAGAACTCAGCCCGGCGCTCCTCTTCGGGGTTGCCGGCTACATCTGTCATCACCTGGGAGGGAGCGTGGGGTGAGCCCTGAGCCCCGAATCCCCTCACCTGCCCCTGGAGTACAACGTTTACTGTCTTTCCCGATGTGCTTGTCTTCCACTCCAGTACTCCCTGAGTCTCCCTCTTCACCTTGAGGTCCCGGCTCTGGGAGCGGAGCAGGTCTTGGACATAGCCTTTGGGGTCTCTGGAGAAGCTTAGCATGAAGTCCCTCTGGATCTTGAGCTGGTTTATGGACTCAATCGTCTCATGGATCTGCAGGTAGAAAGATAGATGCTTTCAACCTGGCTGTGGCGatgtgggagaggaggggaaaggaagtgggagggaaggggaggcctGTGAAGGACAACCCCTCAGAGCCCCTGATTCCTCTGAAGTCCCAGGGGCGGAAGGGATGGGCAGAACTAAACTTGGAATGAGGTTCAACTCCAAGCAGCATGGAAGGGCCATTTGTGCCCCATTGGCCCACAGTCtggtctctccttttttttttttttttttttttttttaatttttaaatttaacccaGACTGCTCATCTGCAGCCACACCCTGGTCTCAGAAAAGTCTCCTCTATCATCTGTGGGTTAATGTCCCACTCCGGCTCTGGGCTTGGGCCCCACCTTACTGTCCAGAGCACTGATCTCCTGCTGGTTGGCCGTGGACAGGAGGAAGCTGCTCATCTGTCCCTTTAATGGCTCCTCCACCTCCACGTCAATGTCATAGCACGCCGTCTTCTTCTGGTCTGAAGGGTCCACGCTGCCAGGGAAGTCCAGCCCTTGGTGTCCATGATGCCCCCATACAGGCCCCAGGgcccaggggctggggcagatccaacagggagggagaagagatgggagtgggaggagagggaggggcagggaaggcAGGAACGAGATCATTCCCTGGTCTGAGAAGCAAGCTGGGGCCACCTCACCTGATGACATGGTTGATGACAATTGGGTCAGGGGGCAATAGCAGGGCTGTGAGGCGCTGGGGaatctcagaaaacttcagcCGGGGACAATCAAAAATCTGAAGCAGGACAATTGGGGAGAGAGAGATCACTCTTCTTGAAGAGATCATCACGCAGTTGTAGATCCTTTTGTTCTAGAAAGGCTGCAAGAAGCTGAGAGGAAGTCTGATTCCTTAGTGCGCATGGGGATGGGATTGGGGTGGGCTGGTCTGGCAGTGGAGCCACCCGTATGGCTGACAAGGTAGGGGGTGGATCATTGTGGGGCAGGGGTTGAGAGTGCGGGCCCTGGGTCAGCCTGTGTATGTGTCAGTCCTGCCTCTGCCGCTTACTGTGCAGCCTGGAGCAAGTTAACACCTCAGGGCTCATCTCTAGAGTGGGGATGGAAAGAATACCCATCTCCCAGGGCTGCCATGGGAAGGCAGTGAACTAATACACATAAGGTGCttggagcagtgcctggcacatggtaagtgcccaataaatatcAACTGCTGTTTTAACTCCTCAGGTTTATctgctgtatttatttttaaatgcattaatgAGAATATTctctgttttggtggaatttgaATCACTGAATCACTTTTGCAGCAAAGTGAATCACTTTTGCAGCAATTTGATTTTCCTAACTGCCCAGGAGAGTAGATAGGACAGGTATTTTCACTCCACTTCAAAGATAAGGAAGCAAGGTTCAGAATCGCTGAGTCACTTACCCAGAGTCCAGACTCAGGACTAGAACCTGGGGATCCTAACTCCAAGTGCCAAGAATATTACATTCCAGAAAGCGGTTGGCTTTGTAGGGTTTCCAGGTCTTCCTAACTTGGGGGGGGCTAACATGGATTGACTGCAGCACAGAGCTAATCCACAGTAGGGCCTGAACTAGAATCCTGGTCGGTCTCTTGGCTCCAAGACCATGACTGTGTACTGCTTCTGCTACTCAGGAATCTAGAAGGGAGGGGTGGTAGTTACCTTGGTAGAGGTACTTCCCCTGCTGGAGAACTCTGCCTGCTCCCCAGATCCCAGGGTTCAGGAGAGAGGTTACCTGCTGGAAATACTTGTCCCCATTGATGTATTCCTTGTCATGGGAGTCCTGCAGCCTGTTGGTCTTCACATACTGCCACAGGGCCTGGACGATGGCTGAGCGGCTCTGTGTGTGCAACCCCAGCAGCCGGGCTAGGCGGGGATCCAGtttgaactggggaggctgagaaaaGGGGACCGTGAAAGTTAGAccaaagggagagaaaggaaggaccCCAGGGCCAGGCCATTCAGGGCTGTGGGGATGTGTTGATTGAGGAAGCATGCCCCTGGGGAAGGATAGGGTTGGGAGGGGAAGGAGGTCTCTCGAGATGCACCACTTTGGGACCTAGGCCTGCCCTGAGAGCCTTGTGTGGCGTGTACGGGGCAGCGTGGCAGGTGCAGACCTGGTAGTCCAGCATGAGGAGCAGCGTGCAGCGCACACTCAGATCCCCAGGCCGTTTCACCTGGAAGCCGTCCGTCTCCTGGGTCGTGGGTGTCCGATGCCACTGTCCAGGAGAGAAGAGGTGTGTCTCCCAAAGGCCCATCTGGAGTGGTGGGGCCCAGGACTCTAGGGCGGTCCCTGACCCAAATCTGTGCTGGTTCTTCAGGGATTCTGGCCTGTGGGAGGGTGGCAATTCAAGGGCAGAGGGGCCCTTGGTCTTACCTCAACAAGGTGGTTGTCAGGGCCATAAAGATCTTTGTCCAGCTCGATGACCAAACTCttgaagaaagaagagaactTCCGCTTCTGTTTGCTGGGCTGTGGGAGAGGAACAGGGACCGTGGGGGCAGAACAGGGACAGGGTGGGAGAAGCAGAAGGAGGCCAAGTTGGCAGCAGACAGGGCAGTGGGCTTAGATGAAATCCTCTGCACCCGGAATGTCTCTaggcctgcccccacccccccagCCTGGGCTGACTCCCTAGCCCTTAGTGCAGACACTTTGTTCTGTTCTCACTGCAGCCCGTGCCCACCCCAGGACACCTGGAGAGACCTGGGCCGGGACGTACATCATCCAGGAGCTTCCCCTCCACCCGTAGCTCCCAGGAGGCAATGCTGCCATCGGAGTCCTCAGCATCAGGCTTCGCAGGGTTAAAAGTGTTGGAGATATAGAGACGCAGCTTCCGCTTTTGCTGTAGAAATAGAGTGTAGAACCAGGCAAACGCTGTGTGCTTCCACCCTGACTACCTTGCTTCCCCATCCTGGTCACGCGACTCAAGAGTCCCCTTCCTACCCCCGAACTAAGGCACCTTCATGGGCCTCTTCAGAGCCTCCTGGATGTCCACCCGCTTCCGCATgatggtttgatccagtttcctCTCAAATGCCAAGAGGTCCATGTAAGCCTGGGACTCGGGGACCAGCTCCCGAatctggaggaggaggagcaggacagGAGTCAGAGGCTCGAGTCCAGGGTTGTACCATGGAATGTATGCATGTTGTGCAATCCTAGGGTGCAAAAGATGTTGGGGGAGCCATCCTACTTCTGGGCATGCAGCTTTGACAGTGGGAACAGGACCTCTCCCCAGGATGCCATTATCTAGCAGTAGGGGCCTTGCTGTGTAGGGATAACAATTGCTTCTCCCTTTAGGAAGAGCCTTGTGTATCATCATCGGGGAGGAGGTAGCAACTGTGGAGCCCAGCAAGCACTAGCCTTTAGTCTCCTCATCCTGTCATTTTCTATGTCATATGCCCACTGGGCTTCCCCTGGGCCCCTGCAAAGTGCCTAGTAGGGGCTCAATCCCTGGGACAGTTGGACAGCGGTGCTTTCTTCTTTGCTGGCACATTGCTCAGCCCCCACACCTGTCTCAACTGTGCTGTCCCCATATCCAGCTGGACCTGGGTCCCTTTAGGATGCTTAGGATCTCTGGCCACCTTCTATCCCCTTCATTCTGCCTGGCAGCTTTTGATACCCTAGCTCTTGCCCCCTTCTTGTCCCACGACTCTGTCTTAGTACCACTTGGATCCagccccctgacaggcccctgtgtTCTGGCCCCAGTGGCTCTGCTGCTTCCCTCCACCTCACCCCCTCCCTCTGGCCTAGGGAGCCTCActaatgagttttttaaaacaaaaagtgaaagtgACTGTGACACTGAAGCTCTGCTTttgaggggggaggggagggcagagcagCAAAGGGtagggggtgggctgggggctgctGTGAAAGACACTCACCCTTTGAGGGAGGATTTTGTCAGCCATCTTCCTCCTCTTGGCactgtacattttttaaagaaaaaaccagGTTACCATGGCGACAGATCTGGGAGTAACGAGGCCACCTGCTAAATTATCCCGACATCTCCGCCCGCCTGGCTGGGGTTCCCACAGCCCGCTTGTCTGCCCGCCCAAGGGCTATGACGGTGGTGTGTGGAACTGGTGCTCTGTCCTCTCTAAGGACACAGGGGTGACCTGTCCATTCTCTGGCCTGGGAGCCCCCTTCTACCCTGCCACATCCTTAGGGACAGAAAAATTTAGACTTAGGAGGGACTGGCGAGTGGGGGTAGTGCTGCCAAAAGATGGGAGCTGCAGAAGTGTTTGAGGAAAGGTGGGGATGAGGGAGGACAAAGGAGAGGGAAGCCAGGTCTGAGGACCTTTTCTGGAAAGCAGGGGGTGCCCTGTCCAAAGGATTCTAAGCTCAGAGGGAGGGAGATAGATGACTTCCTTCCTATCCATGGAGCGGGAGGTGATGGTGTGAAGCTGGTGGGACTTGCATCCCTTCCAGGCACCCTGGGCTTGGAAGAGAATGCTGATGAGCAGGGGTACTCATGCCCTGGGACTACCTGGCAACAAGGTGAGGGACATGCTGCAGCCATAGGCGCCCAGAATGTGCATGGGTGTGACTTCAGGCTGAGGCCAAATTGACTAGGCCCAGGGTAGTAGCAGCTGGATGTGAGCTCTTTCTGACCCACTAGCTGCTGCTTACTAACCCAAAACCCCCCAGAAAAACCTTGGCGGGTCAAGAGATGAAAACGCAGCCTAGAGAATAGCTCCATACTGCCCCCGTGTGGTGTTCTCAACCACTACCCCCTCCCTATGCAGAAATCTAAGGCTAACAAGCAGATTTCATTAAAGGTCTGGTTTGTTTTAAACAGATTATCTATGTGTAACTCTCCATTTATACAAGATAAATCAGGGAATTACCGTTTGCTGTACAAAATGACGATGCACTTTACAAAATAATTCATCATGGGATTCCTATGTGGTGAATTTTCCCTCATGTgtaaaaaatacttaataatgAGGTAAAATTGATATTACACCTTTTATAGAAATCCATCTGTTGTGCAAAAAAAGCATGTGTATTTGGCTAAATACTGAAATCCAGAGGGGCACTGCTGTTGCCAGGAGCCAGCAGGGGCTTTGAGGGTGCCACCAGCTGCTGGAGGAAAATAAGTCAATGGGCTGGTCCTGGTGGCTTGGGAGCAGACCTGGTCCAGAGTGCCTAAGAATTAAGAGCGGGACTGGGCAGAGACCACCTACCACAGGGCAAATCCCCAAGCTCCACCCCCAGGGCCAGAGAGTCCCATTGAGAAAATCTGGAGTGGCTTTGAAACAGTCCGGGGTCTGGCAGGAAGGCTCAGCGGAGAACCACACTTTGGGCAACACAGTCCTACAGCTCTGCCCTCAGTCCCACTGGaagccccgcccccaccccaaagACTGAAGCATCACCCAGAACCTGATGGGTGGAGAGAGGGACGGAGCAGGTGACAAGGAGAAGGGTGAGGGGAGCGTGCAGGGAAGCGGTACCGGCTGCCGACGGCCACAGCCTGTCTCTACCGTGGGCACACAAAAGAATCAGGCCGGTGCCCCCTAAGCCCACCTCCCCAGAGGGCATCCGATCCGGGAAGCCTCGCTCCCTGCTAATCATTCTTCCTCACCTCTTCCAATCCCCGCTACTCTCTCACCTGGTCCCTGCGGGTCCCCAGGGCCCGCCCCTGCACGCCCCCTCCGCGCCAGGCCTCCCACTCACCTGCGGCTCCGCGCGGGGGCGGTGGGCACCGGCTGGCCCTGGCTCTGTGCCTGGCTCTGCCCGGGCGGGGGCGCTGCTCGCTTACGGGCGGGCTCCATGCCCGCGGGGGCCAGGCCGGGTCGCACGGCGGGGCTGCCCATGTAGGGGGAGCCCGGGGGGCCCATGGGCGCCCCCTGGTGGGGCATCCGGGCTCCAGACGGCATCCCGGGGCGCTGTGGGTGGGCGGGGGTGAAGCAGAAACGGGCGCCTGTGGGTCAGACCAGGGCCCCCAGCTCCAGGCGCGGTGAGCCGGcgtctcccctcccccaccagacCCTCGGCTGGTGACCCTGAGCGCTGAGCGATGGGTGGGAACGATGGGTAGGAGGGGCAGGGGCGCCGGAATACGCGCGGCTCTGGCGGAGGGGCTTGGCGTCTGGCTGTAGGAAGCTAACTGAAGCCAGGCACCGCACAGGGCATTGCGAGCCTCGGGGCTGCGGAAGGTACCGCAAAATGAATATTAATGGCTCCTTTCAACCTTTCAAAGATGTTCACATCCACATGCTCCTCTACAAGACAGTCTGAGCAGGTCCTTTCATCCCCACTTGACGGATGGGGCCACTGTGGCTCACGGAGAAAAACGACCtcgccaaggtcacacagctcatccAGGCCCGGCCAGCCCCTGAAGGACTGCCTCCTGGGGGCCCAGGGCTTTGCACTCTGCAGCTTGGTTGAAGTCAGGTACCCGGCTCCCTGCTCCGActtctgctcctcctcctgctcctccttctcAGGCTTCACTTCTTGGGCGGTTCTGCCTGGCACTCACTAGCTCCTCATCTCAGCCACTCTGCTCCCTGCTTTGACCCTTCGGTCCCAAACCCCACTCCCCTCGACTGACTCCAAGTCCCCACACCCAGGGTCTTCGCTGACCCAGGGTCTAAGCTGCCCTCATGATTTGCTCCCAGGGTGAGGGCTGGAGGCAGGGCAGGCAAGGGCAGCCTGCGGGGGCACCCTAGACCCTGCCAGGATTATCTGATTGGGAGGAGGGGAGCTGCGTTGGAGGTGGGCTGCCCAGGGGGCCTGAGGTGGGTCAGGGCAGTGACACTTCCACTCACATTTC
Proteins encoded in this window:
- the CHPF2 gene encoding chondroitin sulfate glucuronyltransferase isoform X1 → MRLSSLLALLRPALPLILGLSLGCSLSLLRVSWIQGEGEDPCVEAVGERGGPQNPDSRARLDQSDEDFKPRIVPYYRDPNKPYKKVLRTRYIQTELGSRERLLVAVLTSRATLSTLAVAVNRTVAHHFPRLLYFTGQRGARAPAGMQVVSHGDERPAWLMSETLRHLHTHFGADYDWFFIMQDDTYVQAPRLAALAGHLSINQDLYLGRAEEFIGAGEQARYCHGGFGYLLSRSLLLRLRPHLDGCRGDILSARPDEWLGRCLIDSLGVGCVSQHQGQQYRSFELAKNRDPEKEGSSAFLSAFAVHPVSEGTLMYRLHKRFSALELERAYSEIEQLQAQIRNLTVLTPEGEAGLSWPVGLPAPFIPHSRFEVLGWDYFTEQHTFSCADGAPKCPLQGASRADVGDALETALEQLNRRYQPRLRFQKQRLLNGYRRFDPARGMEYTLDLLLECVTQRGHRRALARRVSLLRPLSRVEILPMPYVTEATRVQLVLPVLVAEAAAAPAFLEAFAANVLEPREHALLTLLLVYGPREGGRGAPDPFLGVKAAAAELERRYPGTRLAWLAVRAEAPSQVRLMDVVSKKHPVDTLFFLTTVWTRPGPEVLNRCRMNAISGWQAFFPVHFQEFNPALSPQRSPPGAPGAGPDPPSPPGADPSRGAPIGGRFDRQASAEGCFYNADYLAARARLAGELAGQEEEEALEGLEVMDVFLRFSGLHLFRAVEPGLVQKFSLRDCSPRLSEELYHRCRLSNLEGLGGRAQLAMALFEQEQANST
- the CHPF2 gene encoding chondroitin sulfate glucuronyltransferase isoform X2, encoding MRLSSLLALLRPALPLILGLSLGCSLSLLRVSWIQGEGEDPCVEAVGERGGPQNPDSRARLDQSDEDFKPRIVPYYRDPNKPYKKVLRTRYIQTELGSRERLLVAVLTSRATLSTLAVAVNRTVAHHFPRLLYFTGQRGARAPAGMQVVSHGDERPAWLMSETLRHLHTHFGADYDWFFIMQDDTYVQAPRLAALAGHLSINQDLYLGRAEEFIGAGEQARYCHGGFGYLLSRSLLLRLRPHLDGCRGDILSARPDEWLGRCLIDSLGVGCVSQHQAQIRNLTVLTPEGEAGLSWPVGLPAPFIPHSRFEVLGWDYFTEQHTFSCADGAPKCPLQGASRADVGDALETALEQLNRRYQPRLRFQKQRLLNGYRRFDPARGMEYTLDLLLECVTQRGHRRALARRVSLLRPLSRVEILPMPYVTEATRVQLVLPVLVAEAAAAPAFLEAFAANVLEPREHALLTLLLVYGPREGGRGAPDPFLGVKAAAAELERRYPGTRLAWLAVRAEAPSQVRLMDVVSKKHPVDTLFFLTTVWTRPGPEVLNRCRMNAISGWQAFFPVHFQEFNPALSPQRSPPGAPGAGPDPPSPPGADPSRGAPIGGRFDRQASAEGCFYNADYLAARARLAGELAGQEEEEALEGLEVMDVFLRFSGLHLFRAVEPGLVQKFSLRDCSPRLSEELYHRCRLSNLEGLGGRAQLAMALFEQEQANST
- the SMARCD3 gene encoding SWI/SNF-related matrix-associated actin-dependent regulator of chromatin subfamily D member 3 isoform X2, whose amino-acid sequence is MTPGLQHPPTVVQRPGMPSGARMPHQGAPMGPPGSPYMGSPAVRPGLAPAGMEPARKRAAPPPGQSQAQSQGQPVPTAPARSRSAKRRKMADKILPQRIRELVPESQAYMDLLAFERKLDQTIMRKRVDIQEALKRPMKQKRKLRLYISNTFNPAKPDAEDSDGSIASWELRVEGKLLDDPSKQKRKFSSFFKSLVIELDKDLYGPDNHLVEWHRTPTTQETDGFQVKRPGDLSVRCTLLLMLDYQPPQFKLDPRLARLLGLHTQSRSAIVQALWQYVKTNRLQDSHDKEYINGDKYFQQIFDCPRLKFSEIPQRLTALLLPPDPIVINHVISVDPSDQKKTACYDIDVEVEEPLKGQMSSFLLSTANQQEISALDSKIHETIESINQLKIQRDFMLSFSRDPKGYVQDLLRSQSRDLKVMTDVAGNPEEERRAEFYHQPWSQEAVSRYFYCKIQQRRQELEQSLVVRNT
- the SMARCD3 gene encoding SWI/SNF-related matrix-associated actin-dependent regulator of chromatin subfamily D member 3 isoform X1; translation: MAADEVAGGARKATKSKLFEFLVHGVRPGMPSGARMPHQGAPMGPPGSPYMGSPAVRPGLAPAGMEPARKRAAPPPGQSQAQSQGQPVPTAPARSRSAKRRKMADKILPQRIRELVPESQAYMDLLAFERKLDQTIMRKRVDIQEALKRPMKQKRKLRLYISNTFNPAKPDAEDSDGSIASWELRVEGKLLDDPSKQKRKFSSFFKSLVIELDKDLYGPDNHLVEWHRTPTTQETDGFQVKRPGDLSVRCTLLLMLDYQPPQFKLDPRLARLLGLHTQSRSAIVQALWQYVKTNRLQDSHDKEYINGDKYFQQIFDCPRLKFSEIPQRLTALLLPPDPIVINHVISVDPSDQKKTACYDIDVEVEEPLKGQMSSFLLSTANQQEISALDSKIHETIESINQLKIQRDFMLSFSRDPKGYVQDLLRSQSRDLKVMTDVAGNPEEERRAEFYHQPWSQEAVSRYFYCKIQQRRQELEQSLVVRNT